The Corynebacterium occultum sequence GCAGGGCAACCCGGTCCGCCACATTTCCGAGCACGACCTGGATGAACTGGTGGTGGAGGCCACCGCGGTGGCTGTCGCGGCAGCCCATTCCCGCAGTGGAGTCCCCGTGCTGGAGGCCCCGGGCGAGACCCGGCTGCTGATCGACACCAACCGCGCCCCCCGAAGCAATGATCCCGCCAGCAAGAACAAAATTGTCCTGGAAGGACAAGCATGAGTGAACAATCTACGCCCCAGACGAGTGTGGCGCTCGAGAGCACAACCCCGCAGTATGCCGAGCTGGTTCCCTATGCGGCCGTGCCGGAGGGTGACTCCGCCCCGGGCATCCACCCGACTCCCGGGCCCCGCCCGCAGCGCCTCCACTGGACCGGTCGTCGACTTGACGGGGAACCTGTCCTGCTGGATGAAACCCCCGATGTGAAAGAGGAGGCGGGTTATGAGCGGCAGTTCAAGGGTCGACGCCTGATCGGCCTGGATGTCGCCCGTGGACTCGCCCTGATCGGCATGGTGGCGGTGCACACCATTCCCGCCTGGAACCCCATCACCGAAACCCGTTCCATCGCCTGGATCGCGGCGGCCGGTAATGCCTCCGCCCTTTTCGCCCTGCTGGCGGGTGTCGGTATGGCACTGATGACCCGTGGGCCACGTCATGAGCATGGCAGCTCCCTGCGCAGTCAACGTTTCAAGATCGCCATCCGGGCGCTGCTGCTCTACGGGATCGGTATCCTCGTCACCACGTTCTTCGTCACACCGGTGTACAACATCCTGCCTTATTATGCGGTGATGTTCCTGCTGCTCCTGCCCTTCCTGGGGATGCGGAAACGCCAGTTGGCAGTCTGGGCACTGGGGCTGGCGATCACCATGCCTTTTGTCATCCATCTCTTCCGTTATTTCCAACCCTTCGATGTGCACAATGAGTTCCTCCTCGGGGATTTCTTCCTCGCCCCGATGGCGATTGCCACCAGCCTGTTCTTCACCGGCACTTACCCAGCCGCCACCTGGATCGTCTATCTCCTCGTCGGACTGATGATCGGCCGCCTGGCACTGGACCGCCTGGCCATCCAGGTCAGCCTGCTCGGCTACGGCGCCCTGCTGGGGATCATGGGGCACAGCATGTCCTATCTCTCGATCTGGTTCTTCGGCGGCTGGGAGCGGATGCTCTACTCCGCCCCGGAGGTCACGGTCCGAGAGGTGCTGTGGATGATCCGCCGCGGTGCCGACTACCAGGAACTCCCCGCAACTTCGCTCGCCTGGCTGACTGTCGCCTCCCCGCACACCAACACCTTCTTCGCCCTGGTGCAGACCACCGGCAATGCGATGATGGCCCTCGGTGCCTGCCTGCTGCTGTGCCGGATCATCCCGAAGTACCTGGGTGTGCTGGCATTCCTGGGTAGCATGACGCTGACCCTCTATACCGCTCACCTGATCTTCCTCACCTCCTACCTGCAGGAAGAGATGCCCTACCTGTCACTGACCCTGCAGCTGATCGTGGGCACCGCCTTCGTCTACCTCTGGAGCAGGTTCTTCCGCCAAGGCCCGCTGGAATGGGTGGTTGCCAAGGTCAGTGGATTCCCGCCCCAGCTCCTGCAGGCCAGGCAGCGTATCGACACCTCGGCCAGCCGCCGTCGCCGCGCCCGGACCCGGACCAGCCGGAAGCATCACACCGGCTTGTACACCACCCCGGGGGCGCCGGCGGGTGCGGTGGAACCCGCCGCCCCCACGAAACGCCGCCGCACCAGGAAATAGGGGCGGGGAGGTAGCAGAAAAACATCCTCATCGGAAGGCTCCCGCCTAGTCCGCCGCCCAGCCCACCGCCACCTCAGCTCCCAGGGAGTGCGGCACCCGCAGCTGTCTGACCTGCACCCCCTGAGGAGCCAGGGGGTGCACCCTGCTCCCCACCCGATCCAGGGCAGGATCGCGCAGCAGCCCGGTGCCCAGCACCTTCAGGCTGGCTTCCTTCCGCGTCCAGGCCGCGGTGACCTCCCGCGCCTTCAGCTCCGGGGGAAGCCAGGACAACAGGCGCTGGTCATCGGGGTGCAGTACCTGCAACAGCTGCTCGGCCTGCGCCTGGCTCTGCCAGGTTTCCACATCCACCCCGACGGTCACCGGTGCCAGAGCCAAGGCGATCAACCCCTGAGAACGTGAGAGGGAAAACCTCGGGGCACGTGAGGCATCCCTCAGCCGCAGACGCTTATCCCCGCCCAGCTCAAAACTCAAAGATCCCGGCGCGACACCCAACCAGGAACCCAGCACGCGACGCAACAACATATAGGAGAGCAATCTCTGCTGCTGCAGTTCCGGGTCAGGGGAGCGGGTCGCCCACAGAATCTCCGCATCCCCCAATAAGGCGATATCGCGGTTCAGCAGCTCCTGCAGCTGCACCCCGGGGAACAGATACACCGCCAGGTCCGCCGGCGCCCGAAGGCCCAGTGTTACCCGGAACCGCGACAACTCCCCGGACGGCGACACGACCCTAATCCGCCAGATCGCCCTCGGGCTCAACGCCCCGCACCCGCTGCACCGCCTTCATGAAGGCCACATCAGACATCAGCGGAATTCCCTTCCGCTCCGCATGCATCGCCTTACCCCGCAGATCACGGGTCTGGTTGCACACCACCACCGAGGTCTGCCGGGTCAGCTTCTCCGAATAGGCCAGCTCCTCCCGCATGCAGGCCGCGATGATCTCATTGGGATCCATCTCAATCTCCGGTGCGACCACCACCTCCATGCCCTTGCGCAGGGATTTCCCGGGCACATAGACACCCGGGTTCTCCAGGGGGCGAGGAGCCTCCACCGCATCGACCCGCACCGCGGAACGCTGCAAGCCGAACTGATCGGCCCGCAGATCACGGGGATCCCGGATGGACAACACACCGGTCTCGCGCTGCAGCAGGTAGATGTCGATGATCAGCTCAGTATGCTCCCGGCTGACCTCAGGTTCGAGACGCTGCGCACGAGCCACGGAGGCCACGGGGGAGGAAGCCTCCAGGGACATGGCAGCCGCCAACCCACCCAACCGGGTGTCCTGCAGGAGCAGACCCTGACGACGCGCGGTGGCCAGCGTATCGACGATCGCGAGCGGCCGGGGCACATGCCCCACCCGGTGTCGACGGTGACGACCCCGACCCCGGTTGCGGGAACGGTTGGCCCGGGCAGCGGAGTTCATGGCGCGCCGGGCTTCGGAGACGATGAATCCCCAGGTGCGGGGCCCACGGTGGACGATGAGGGTGCGATCGTCGATAAGCCTTCCCAGGTTCTTGAGCACCTGGGAGAAGCTGCGGCCTGCCGCGACCTCCGCCGGGGTGAGCCCGTGGAGGTGGAAAGGACCAGGATCTTCACCGGGGTTGATCACGGCATGGAATTCCTCACCGATCTCGCCTTCATCATTGAAGGTCAGGGCATCGATCCCGATGATCCGGGAGGTGCTGGGGTGGATACCGGAGGTCAGTAGGTAGACAGCGACGTAGGGGAAGGCTTCGACCTCAGCCTGGCGTTGGAGGGCCCGGTCGGCACGTTCGGCCTCCCGCTCGACATCACTGCGGGGTTCGGCGCTCCCGGTCTCCCGGGGCTGCGGGGAGCGGTCCGGTCGTTCAGCATTATCCCGGACTTCCGGCTCCCCGGTGGCACTTTCGGGGTTGACAGGGTGGTTCATTGTTCTGAGTCTAATTGGCCGGGCTGCACCCGGGGCGATCCCCCGCGCATCCACACCCCACCTGGGGAGCGGAGCGGGAAAGACAGACGCCGCCGAAAGGCGTGGTGCGCTTTTCGACGGCGTGAGATCCAGGCAGGCAGAGCGGGTTTAGACGCCGCCGCCCAGGCGGGATGCCTCCAGATGCAGGGCCCGGTTGATGGCGGAGGTGACGGCCTTCAGGGAGGCGTAGGTGATGGAACCTGCGATGCCGGCACCCCAGGTGGTGCTGCCGTTGACCTCGGCATGAACGTAGGCCGCGGCCTCCGCATCATCGCCGGCGGTGCGGGAATGCTGGCTGTAATCCTGCACCTCCACATCGATGTCAATTTTCTCCAGGGCGTTGGCATAACCGGCGACCGGGCCGTTGCCGTGACCCTCGATGGTCTTCTCCTCACCGTTGTGGATCACGTGCGCGGTGACCTTCGCCTCCTCATCCTCGGTTTCGGCGTTCTCGATCTTCACCGACAGCAGCTCCACCACATCGGAGCGGTCCAGGTATTCACCGGCGAAGATGTCCCACATGTTCTTCGGGTTGACCTCGCCACCCTCGGAATCGGTGACTGCCTGCACCACGGCGGAGAACTCCACCTGCATGTGGCGGGGCAGGTTCAGACCGTGGTCGGTCTTCATGATGTAGGTGACGCCACCCTTGCCGGACTGGGAGTTCACCCGGATCACGGCCTCGTAGTCGCGGCCGACATCCTTCGGGTCGATGGGCAGGTAAGGAACCTCCCAGGTGGTGCCCTGCAGCTCCTCCCAGGTGACCTCGGTGCTGTCGGCACCGGGCTTGACCTGCTCGGCCATGGCATCCAGGCCCTTGTTCACGGCATCCTGATGCGAACCGGAGAAAGCGGTGAAGACCAGGTCGCCGCCGTAGGGGTGACGCTCCGGGACGCGCAGCTGGTTGCAGTATTCCACGGTCTCACGGACCTTCATGATGTCGGAGAAATCAATCTGGGGATCCACGCCCTGGGTCAGCATGTTCAGACCCAGGGTGACCAGGCAGACATTACCGGTGCGCTCACCATTGCCGAAGAGGCAGCCCTCAATGCGGTCCGCGCCGGCCAGGTAACCCAGCTCAGCGGCGGCGACACCCTCACCACGGTCATTGTGGGGGTGCAGGGAGAGGATGATGGAGTCGCGCTTGTTGAAGTTGCGGTGCATCCACTCGATCTGGTCGGCGTAGATGTTCGGGGTGATCATCTCCACGGTGGAGGGCAGGTTGATGATCATCGGGTTCTCCGGGGTGGCCTCCATGATGTCGACCACGGCATCACAGACCTCCTTGGCGAACTCCAGCTCGGTGCCGGTGAAGGACTCCGGGGAGTACTGCCAGCGCCAGTTGGTGGCGGGGTAGTCCGCGGCGATGGACTTGATCAGTTCGGCGGCATCCGTGGCCAGCTTCTTGATCGCCGGCTTGTCCTTGCGGAAGACCACGCGGCGCTGCAGCTTGGAGGTGGAGTTGTAGAAGTGCACGATGACGTTCTTCGCACCCTCACAAGCCTCGAAGGTGCGGCGGATCAGATGCTCACGGGCCTGCACCAGCACCTGGATGGTCACATCATCGGGGATCATGTCCTTCTCGATGATCTCCCGGACGAAGTCGAAGTCGGTCTGGGAGGCCGAGGGGAAACCGACCTCGATCTCCTTATAACCCATCTTGACCAGCAGCTCGAACATGCGGCGCTTGCGCTCCGGGGACAT is a genomic window containing:
- a CDS encoding exonuclease domain-containing protein, which gives rise to MNHPVNPESATGEPEVRDNAERPDRSPQPRETGSAEPRSDVEREAERADRALQRQAEVEAFPYVAVYLLTSGIHPSTSRIIGIDALTFNDEGEIGEEFHAVINPGEDPGPFHLHGLTPAEVAAGRSFSQVLKNLGRLIDDRTLIVHRGPRTWGFIVSEARRAMNSAARANRSRNRGRGRHRRHRVGHVPRPLAIVDTLATARRQGLLLQDTRLGGLAAAMSLEASSPVASVARAQRLEPEVSREHTELIIDIYLLQRETGVLSIRDPRDLRADQFGLQRSAVRVDAVEAPRPLENPGVYVPGKSLRKGMEVVVAPEIEMDPNEIIAACMREELAYSEKLTRQTSVVVCNQTRDLRGKAMHAERKGIPLMSDVAFMKAVQRVRGVEPEGDLAD
- a CDS encoding 4'-phosphopantetheinyl transferase family protein, whose product is MYLFPGVQLQELLNRDIALLGDAEILWATRSPDPELQQQRLLSYMLLRRVLGSWLGVAPGSLSFELGGDKRLRLRDASRAPRFSLSRSQGLIALALAPVTVGVDVETWQSQAQAEQLLQVLHPDDQRLLSWLPPELKAREVTAAWTRKEASLKVLGTGLLRDPALDRVGSRVHPLAPQGVQVRQLRVPHSLGAEVAVGWAAD
- the leuA gene encoding 2-isopropylmalate synthase; translated protein: MSPNDSFISAPAEVRTPNGPRGENQAPWNKQRASAMPVSRYLEFAQEVEEISLPDRTWPDKKITVAPQWCAVDLRDGNQALIDPMSPERKRRMFELLVKMGYKEIEVGFPSASQTDFDFVREIIEKDMIPDDVTIQVLVQAREHLIRRTFEACEGAKNVIVHFYNSTSKLQRRVVFRKDKPAIKKLATDAAELIKSIAADYPATNWRWQYSPESFTGTELEFAKEVCDAVVDIMEATPENPMIINLPSTVEMITPNIYADQIEWMHRNFNKRDSIILSLHPHNDRGEGVAAAELGYLAGADRIEGCLFGNGERTGNVCLVTLGLNMLTQGVDPQIDFSDIMKVRETVEYCNQLRVPERHPYGGDLVFTAFSGSHQDAVNKGLDAMAEQVKPGADSTEVTWEELQGTTWEVPYLPIDPKDVGRDYEAVIRVNSQSGKGGVTYIMKTDHGLNLPRHMQVEFSAVVQAVTDSEGGEVNPKNMWDIFAGEYLDRSDVVELLSVKIENAETEDEEAKVTAHVIHNGEEKTIEGHGNGPVAGYANALEKIDIDVEVQDYSQHSRTAGDDAEAAAYVHAEVNGSTTWGAGIAGSITYASLKAVTSAINRALHLEASRLGGGV
- a CDS encoding heparan-alpha-glucosaminide N-acetyltransferase domain-containing protein, which gives rise to MSEQSTPQTSVALESTTPQYAELVPYAAVPEGDSAPGIHPTPGPRPQRLHWTGRRLDGEPVLLDETPDVKEEAGYERQFKGRRLIGLDVARGLALIGMVAVHTIPAWNPITETRSIAWIAAAGNASALFALLAGVGMALMTRGPRHEHGSSLRSQRFKIAIRALLLYGIGILVTTFFVTPVYNILPYYAVMFLLLLPFLGMRKRQLAVWALGLAITMPFVIHLFRYFQPFDVHNEFLLGDFFLAPMAIATSLFFTGTYPAATWIVYLLVGLMIGRLALDRLAIQVSLLGYGALLGIMGHSMSYLSIWFFGGWERMLYSAPEVTVREVLWMIRRGADYQELPATSLAWLTVASPHTNTFFALVQTTGNAMMALGACLLLCRIIPKYLGVLAFLGSMTLTLYTAHLIFLTSYLQEEMPYLSLTLQLIVGTAFVYLWSRFFRQGPLEWVVAKVSGFPPQLLQARQRIDTSASRRRRARTRTSRKHHTGLYTTPGAPAGAVEPAAPTKRRRTRK